A single genomic interval of Hyphomicrobium methylovorum harbors:
- a CDS encoding ABC transporter ATP-binding protein: MSDPIIELDNVQLTLTSKAGPVHILRGVSLTVPRGQSAAILGPSGSGKTSLLMVMAGLEQATGGKVVAAGKSLAAMSEDELALLRGADMGVIFQSFHLVPTMTALENVALPMELAGEANAFDNAHQLLKEVGLAERVDHFPAELSGGEQQRVAIARALVRQPRIVLADEPTGNLDGRTGRQIVELLFGAHARRNATMIIVTHDERLAAMADRVIRMADGNIVSDELTNVATRAVSS; this comes from the coding sequence TTGAGCGACCCCATCATCGAACTCGATAATGTCCAATTGACGCTGACAAGCAAAGCCGGGCCCGTGCACATTTTACGCGGCGTTTCGTTGACGGTGCCGCGAGGTCAGTCGGCCGCGATCCTCGGCCCGTCGGGATCGGGCAAGACGTCGCTCTTGATGGTGATGGCGGGGCTCGAACAGGCAACGGGCGGCAAGGTCGTCGCCGCAGGGAAGTCCCTGGCTGCGATGTCGGAAGACGAACTCGCCCTGCTCCGTGGCGCTGACATGGGCGTCATATTCCAGTCATTCCATCTGGTACCGACGATGACGGCGCTCGAAAACGTCGCGCTCCCCATGGAGCTCGCAGGCGAAGCGAACGCGTTCGACAACGCGCATCAGCTCTTGAAAGAGGTGGGGCTGGCTGAACGCGTCGATCATTTCCCGGCGGAGTTGTCTGGCGGTGAACAGCAACGGGTGGCGATTGCCCGCGCGCTCGTGCGCCAGCCGCGCATCGTGCTGGCCGATGAGCCGACCGGCAACTTGGACGGCCGCACAGGCCGCCAGATCGTAGAGCTTCTTTTCGGCGCGCACGCCCGGCGCAACGCGACGATGATTATCGTTACGCACGACGAACGCCTCGCAGCTATGGCTGATCGCGTCATCCGCATGGCCGACGGCAACATCGTTTCCGACGAACTGACCAATGTGGCCACCCGCGCGGTATCGTCATGA
- a CDS encoding arylesterase gives MNVLEPIRMLALAIVLSLLSSPLSAVDAADVPTTPVTILAFGDSLTAGYGVKATEAFPAQLQMALEAKGYKVTVLNGGVSGDTTSGGAQRLDWALEPPPDGVILELGANDALRGIDPKEPRANLDAMLEKLKAKNIAVLIAGMRAPNNWGADYSKAFDAIYPDLAAKYGYPLYPFFLDGVALDRSFSQSDGLHPTAAGIAEIVKRILPEVETLVQTIAQRKTSVK, from the coding sequence ATGAACGTGCTCGAACCGATCCGGATGCTGGCTTTGGCAATCGTACTCTCGTTGCTTTCCTCCCCCTTGTCGGCAGTGGACGCCGCGGACGTACCAACGACGCCTGTTACGATCCTGGCGTTCGGCGACAGCCTGACGGCGGGTTACGGCGTAAAGGCCACGGAGGCCTTCCCGGCGCAGCTTCAGATGGCACTCGAAGCGAAAGGCTACAAGGTCACCGTGCTCAATGGCGGCGTTTCCGGGGATACGACGTCGGGCGGCGCCCAGCGGCTTGACTGGGCGCTGGAGCCGCCGCCGGATGGCGTGATCCTGGAACTTGGCGCGAACGACGCGTTGCGCGGCATCGATCCAAAAGAGCCGCGCGCCAATCTCGACGCCATGCTGGAAAAGCTGAAAGCCAAAAACATTGCCGTGCTGATCGCGGGCATGCGTGCGCCGAACAATTGGGGCGCCGACTATTCGAAAGCTTTCGATGCAATCTATCCGGATCTCGCGGCGAAATACGGCTATCCGCTGTATCCGTTTTTTCTTGATGGCGTTGCTCTCGACCGGAGCTTTTCGCAATCTGACGGACTGCATCCGACAGCAGCGGGCATCGCGGAGATCGTGAAACGCATTCTGCCCGAGGTCGAAACCTTGGTGCAGACGATTGCCCAGCGCAAGACGTCGGTAAAGTAA
- the thpR gene encoding RNA 2',3'-cyclic phosphodiesterase, translating into MPRLFSAIEIPDDIGDDLHRMRVPLPGARWITPESYHITLRFAGDIGNAEARELMANLARIETDGFELRLSGLGVFGGDNPHSLWAGLEPEPKLDELARAHEKAARNAGLPPDTRAFRPHVTLARLRHSDPEAIARFLTRNGGYKSEPFFVTRIVLMSSRPGVGGGPYGIEDTYPVRGMEFLSGDGEAAW; encoded by the coding sequence ATGCCCCGATTGTTCAGCGCTATCGAAATTCCCGACGACATCGGGGACGACCTTCACCGCATGCGTGTGCCGCTGCCCGGCGCGCGCTGGATCACGCCCGAGAGCTACCACATCACGTTGCGGTTTGCGGGCGACATCGGCAACGCGGAAGCGCGCGAATTGATGGCCAATCTTGCGCGTATCGAGACTGACGGGTTCGAGCTTCGCCTTTCGGGCCTCGGCGTTTTCGGCGGCGACAATCCGCACAGTCTTTGGGCCGGGCTTGAGCCGGAGCCGAAGCTCGATGAGCTGGCGCGGGCCCATGAGAAGGCGGCCCGAAATGCAGGCCTACCGCCGGATACGCGCGCCTTTCGTCCGCATGTCACGCTCGCGCGCCTCAGGCATTCGGACCCTGAAGCGATCGCGCGATTCCTCACGCGAAACGGCGGCTATAAGTCAGAACCGTTCTTTGTAACGCGCATCGTTCTTATGTCGTCGCGGCCGGGTGTCGGCGGCGGGCCGTACGGCATCGAAGACACGTATCCGGTGCGCGGAATGGAGTTTCTTTCAGGAGACGGCGAAGCCGCGTGGTGA
- a CDS encoding DUF2865 domain-containing protein, protein MSRQAAFIAIVNAFAGAASAEPPIDPTAKTPSVASELYQTMCVRSCDGFYFPIRQNAVRENFAADANACRSACQSEARLFYFPRGRGAPATMIDLDGRKYANEANAFAFQAGAKPGCACRAAPWSAEAKERHRDYAVKEIEAQRNRDALAASLAAAQGAKASAEISAAAAREYFESDTSMSGRAGRRALFHKLEVSDDAW, encoded by the coding sequence ATGTCGCGCCAAGCTGCGTTCATCGCGATTGTAAATGCATTCGCAGGCGCGGCCTCGGCGGAGCCACCGATTGATCCCACGGCGAAGACACCATCCGTCGCTTCCGAGCTTTATCAGACGATGTGCGTGCGCTCGTGCGATGGATTTTATTTCCCGATCCGGCAGAATGCCGTGCGCGAAAATTTTGCTGCTGACGCAAATGCCTGCCGTTCGGCCTGTCAATCGGAAGCGCGTCTCTTCTATTTTCCAAGGGGCCGCGGCGCTCCGGCGACGATGATCGATCTCGACGGCCGCAAGTATGCGAACGAAGCGAACGCCTTCGCTTTTCAGGCTGGCGCAAAACCCGGATGTGCCTGCCGCGCAGCGCCCTGGTCAGCGGAAGCCAAGGAGCGCCATCGCGACTACGCTGTCAAAGAGATAGAAGCTCAGCGCAACCGGGACGCTCTTGCGGCCAGCCTGGCTGCAGCGCAGGGCGCGAAAGCCAGCGCCGAGATCTCGGCCGCCGCCGCGCGCGAATACTTTGAAAGCGACACGAGCATGTCCGGCAGAGCCGGCCGTCGCGCACTCTTTCACAAACTGGAAGTGAGCGACGACGCTTGGTGA
- a CDS encoding NADPH:quinone oxidoreductase family protein has translation MKAALCKTLDGPPGLVIEDVPEPHAKPGQAIVRVKAVGLNFADTLITRGKYQFKPELPFSPGAEIAGEIEHISGEGAGLALGQRVMAYVNWGGAAEKIAVDLEALITVPDAVPLTTAAGLPVTFGTAIHGLRDRGRLQPGETVVVTGAAGGAGQAAVEIAKLMGARVIAVASSPEKCAIATAAGADETLEFPSTDLKAGVRALTGGDGADIIYDCVGGPVSEPLLRALRWQGRFLVVGFASGEIPKIPLNLLMLKGAEASGVFWGDSVRRDPAGHRANMRQLLEWVADGRLKPVTHGLYALDSIKDALAILDRREAAGKVVLTIGT, from the coding sequence ATGAAGGCCGCTCTATGCAAGACTCTTGACGGACCGCCCGGCCTCGTCATCGAAGATGTGCCAGAGCCGCACGCGAAGCCGGGACAGGCGATCGTGCGCGTGAAAGCGGTGGGCCTCAACTTCGCGGACACGCTGATTACGCGCGGCAAATACCAGTTCAAGCCGGAGCTGCCGTTCTCACCGGGCGCCGAGATCGCCGGAGAAATCGAACACATTTCCGGCGAAGGCGCAGGGCTCGCGCTGGGACAACGCGTCATGGCCTATGTGAACTGGGGCGGTGCCGCCGAGAAGATCGCCGTCGATCTCGAAGCCCTCATCACGGTGCCTGACGCCGTCCCGCTGACGACGGCCGCCGGATTGCCGGTGACGTTCGGAACGGCGATCCATGGCTTGCGTGACCGCGGCAGGTTGCAGCCGGGCGAAACAGTCGTCGTCACCGGCGCAGCAGGCGGCGCGGGCCAAGCCGCCGTCGAGATCGCCAAGCTCATGGGCGCGCGCGTCATTGCCGTTGCGTCCTCGCCGGAAAAATGCGCCATCGCAACCGCTGCGGGCGCGGACGAGACCCTCGAATTTCCATCTACCGATTTGAAGGCCGGTGTTCGCGCGCTGACGGGCGGCGATGGTGCGGACATCATTTACGATTGTGTTGGTGGGCCGGTGTCCGAGCCGTTGCTGCGCGCGCTTCGCTGGCAAGGGCGGTTTCTCGTCGTCGGCTTCGCTTCGGGCGAAATTCCAAAAATCCCGCTCAATCTTCTTATGCTCAAGGGCGCCGAGGCATCGGGCGTCTTCTGGGGTGACTCGGTCCGGCGCGACCCAGCGGGACATCGGGCAAACATGCGCCAGCTTCTGGAGTGGGTCGCAGACGGACGTTTGAAGCCGGTGACCCATGGGCTTTATGCACTCGATTCGATCAAGGATGCGCTTGCGATTTTGGACCGGCGCGAGGCGGCCGGTAAGGTTGTGTTGACGATAGGAACCTGA
- a CDS encoding RNA methyltransferase, translating to MSRNATVWPPLPKGYFAIGAERMSKSLNLGNLMRSAHAFGASFTFTVGATYRAAEAHADTSKSQLHLPHYNWQTLDELALPGGCKLVGIELLDEAIDLPSFRHPLRAAYVLGPELGSLSPPLVERCDYVVKIPSRFCINVAMAGAIVMYDRMKSLARFADRPVREGGP from the coding sequence ATGTCAAGAAATGCAACGGTTTGGCCTCCGCTTCCCAAGGGCTATTTCGCCATTGGCGCCGAGCGGATGTCGAAATCGCTTAATCTCGGAAACCTGATGCGGTCGGCGCACGCGTTTGGCGCGAGCTTCACGTTTACCGTCGGTGCGACATACCGGGCTGCCGAAGCGCACGCCGATACGTCCAAGAGCCAGCTGCACCTGCCGCACTACAATTGGCAGACTCTCGACGAGCTTGCCCTTCCAGGTGGCTGCAAGCTCGTCGGCATCGAACTGCTGGACGAGGCAATCGACTTGCCGAGCTTCCGTCATCCTCTCCGCGCGGCTTATGTGCTCGGGCCGGAGCTTGGCTCTTTGTCGCCGCCGCTCGTCGAAAGGTGTGACTACGTCGTCAAAATCCCTTCGCGGTTCTGCATCAATGTTGCGATGGCGGGGGCAATCGTGATGTATGACCGCATGAAATCTCTCGCACGTTTTGCAGATCGTCCGGTGCGGGAAGGAGGGCCCTGA
- a CDS encoding Smr/MutS family protein: MKKPTGTRSRKSPAVSHDDDDAVWSYTAASIEPLKRAKGRVLLDQAEALALPPSKTKTSSKKPASPTPAVERAQPRTAPVKRSSEPPPIAAIDRKNARKIRIGRIEIEARIDLHGMRQDEAHAALRAFLFRCQTRQLRYVLVITGKGKTTGPAEHGGMERERGILKRNVPRWLDEPELRAIVVGYTVAAIQHGGEGAIYVHVRSNGRS; the protein is encoded by the coding sequence GTGAAAAAGCCAACCGGTACGCGCAGCCGCAAATCGCCAGCGGTGAGCCACGATGACGATGATGCGGTTTGGAGCTACACGGCGGCCAGCATCGAGCCGCTGAAGCGTGCCAAGGGGCGCGTGCTTCTCGATCAGGCAGAGGCGCTCGCCCTTCCACCCTCGAAGACAAAAACATCTTCAAAAAAACCAGCCAGCCCAACACCTGCCGTCGAACGCGCGCAACCGCGAACCGCACCGGTCAAACGCTCGAGCGAGCCGCCTCCGATCGCCGCGATCGATCGAAAGAACGCACGCAAGATCCGCATCGGCCGTATCGAGATCGAAGCGCGCATAGATTTACACGGGATGCGCCAGGACGAAGCGCACGCTGCGCTCCGCGCATTTTTATTTCGCTGCCAGACGCGCCAATTGCGCTACGTGTTGGTGATTACCGGCAAAGGCAAAACCACGGGCCCAGCCGAGCACGGCGGCATGGAACGCGAGCGCGGCATCCTGAAACGAAATGTACCGCGCTGGCTCGACGAACCGGAACTGCGCGCCATCGTGGTCGGGTACACGGTTGCCGCAATCCAGCACGGCGGCGAGGGTGCGATCTACGTCCACGTGCGATCCAATGGACGAAGCTAG
- the mltA gene encoding murein transglycosylase A, which yields MIGTRRRRLFVGFAAVTAGLLTGTFPLDHGSSNAAEASPKKPKAAMPSNAVSYAPIPYSAIPGWREDDHLLAWKAFLSSCDAVLSAPPRAPASQAAPPVSALLNVCRRALSAGAAKKVRTRHDARHFFETHFAPNRVVSPTGTGLLTGYYEPLIKGARKQDAEFATPIYRRPSDLVNIVAESERGATTAAFTHMRDLGSGTKKPYLTRAEIEQGGLEGKGLELVYFKDPVDVFFLQVQGSGRVQLPDGTEIRVAYDGKNGYPYTSIGRVLIDRGELTAETMSLQALKQWLRADAIRGRELMWHNKSYVFFRELTGSDAKGPIGANNIPLQTGRSLAVDTAFHVLGTPIFVEAPKLTHATKSGGFHRLMIAHDVGSAIKGPQRGDIYFGSGDKAGRLAGITKEPGTFIVLIPRDQPLSGRKADRRP from the coding sequence GTGATCGGGACGCGACGACGGCGGCTGTTTGTAGGCTTCGCCGCCGTTACGGCGGGGTTGCTGACGGGCACTTTTCCGCTAGACCATGGCAGCTCCAACGCCGCCGAGGCCTCACCCAAAAAGCCCAAAGCCGCCATGCCATCGAATGCGGTCAGCTACGCGCCAATCCCCTATAGCGCCATTCCTGGTTGGCGAGAGGACGATCATCTCCTCGCCTGGAAGGCGTTTCTCTCATCGTGCGACGCAGTGCTCTCTGCGCCGCCGCGCGCCCCAGCCTCTCAGGCCGCGCCACCGGTCTCGGCGCTGTTGAATGTCTGCCGCCGTGCCCTCTCAGCGGGCGCGGCAAAGAAAGTCCGCACCCGCCACGACGCCCGGCACTTTTTCGAAACCCATTTCGCGCCGAACAGGGTCGTTTCTCCGACAGGAACGGGCCTCCTCACCGGCTATTACGAGCCCCTCATCAAAGGGGCACGAAAGCAGGACGCGGAATTTGCGACACCGATTTATCGTCGCCCGTCAGACCTCGTGAACATCGTCGCCGAAAGCGAGCGTGGTGCAACAACCGCGGCCTTCACGCATATGCGTGACTTGGGGAGCGGAACGAAGAAGCCGTATCTGACGCGCGCCGAGATCGAGCAGGGTGGCCTCGAGGGCAAGGGGCTTGAGCTCGTCTACTTCAAGGACCCTGTGGACGTCTTCTTCCTGCAGGTCCAGGGCTCCGGCCGCGTGCAACTGCCGGACGGCACGGAGATCCGCGTCGCCTACGATGGCAAGAATGGATACCCGTATACATCCATCGGCCGCGTGCTGATCGACCGGGGCGAACTCACCGCCGAAACGATGTCGCTGCAGGCGCTGAAGCAATGGTTGCGCGCTGATGCCATCCGCGGCCGAGAGCTGATGTGGCACAACAAGTCGTATGTGTTCTTTCGTGAGCTTACCGGCAGCGACGCGAAGGGGCCGATCGGCGCGAACAACATTCCGCTTCAGACGGGCCGCAGCTTGGCCGTCGACACCGCGTTTCATGTTCTCGGAACGCCGATCTTCGTCGAAGCACCGAAACTCACGCACGCGACCAAGTCCGGTGGCTTTCACCGCCTGATGATCGCGCACGACGTCGGCTCCGCAATCAAAGGTCCCCAGCGCGGCGATATTTATTTCGGTTCGGGAGACAAAGCTGGGCGTCTTGCAGGAATCACAAAGGAACCGGGCACTTTCATCGTCCTCATTCCGCGGGATCAGCCGCTGAGTGGACGCAAAGCGGATCGTCGTCCGTGA
- a CDS encoding Tim44/TimA family putative adaptor protein, translating into MSGQFDIITLIALVVAVAAIIKLRSVLGHRTDEDEQRVERLKTREREARQRAGPESGSADVITMPRRDRDVPAPAATAETLTANAETRIKAYPATDPAVTAGLLEIAKLDPALDPDAFLTGAGQAYEMIVSAFAEGNRRMLRDLLSKDVLDGFTAAIADRESREETVDQQFVGIKKAEIIEAELKGGVAYLTVRFASELISAVRDKTGNVISGDPQTITDVTDIWTFCRDVSTARARSDLNWRLDATQAPN; encoded by the coding sequence ATGTCTGGCCAATTTGATATTATCACCCTGATTGCCCTCGTTGTGGCCGTCGCCGCCATCATTAAGCTGCGCAGCGTGCTCGGCCACCGTACGGATGAGGATGAACAACGTGTTGAGCGCCTGAAGACCCGGGAACGGGAAGCAAGGCAGCGCGCGGGACCGGAATCGGGCTCGGCCGATGTCATCACGATGCCGCGTCGCGACCGGGATGTTCCAGCACCTGCCGCGACGGCTGAGACGCTGACCGCGAACGCCGAAACACGCATCAAGGCCTATCCGGCGACCGATCCTGCGGTAACGGCGGGCCTCCTCGAGATCGCAAAGCTCGATCCGGCGCTCGATCCCGATGCCTTCCTGACGGGCGCTGGCCAAGCCTACGAAATGATCGTCTCCGCCTTTGCGGAAGGCAATCGCCGCATGTTGAGGGACCTGTTGAGCAAGGACGTGCTCGACGGCTTCACTGCGGCCATCGCCGACCGTGAATCGCGCGAAGAAACGGTGGATCAGCAGTTCGTCGGCATCAAGAAGGCTGAGATCATCGAAGCCGAACTCAAGGGCGGCGTCGCCTATTTGACGGTGCGCTTCGCCAGCGAGCTGATTTCGGCGGTCCGCGACAAGACCGGCAACGTCATCTCCGGCGATCCGCAGACCATCACGGACGTGACCGACATCTGGACGTTCTGCCGTGATGTCTCGACCGCGCGTGCCCGCTCCGATCTCAATTGGCGATTGGACGCGACACAAGCGCCGAATTAG
- a CDS encoding FxsA family protein → MSRALKTAIVLFLCALPLIELALLVRIGQAIGLGWLAVIILGTAFLGAGIIRHVGLSVFERGLSRLGSERESFPPLFDGFLKVLAGLFLIFPGVIADAIGLVLLIPQVRSFVIHTGVLKLVRLFHYQAEAGRGSFRSASRGEPAADADGIVIEGEYERVSERPVGAGRSVQPRRRNG, encoded by the coding sequence ATGTCCCGAGCCCTCAAAACTGCGATCGTCCTCTTTCTCTGCGCGCTGCCCTTGATCGAGCTCGCGCTGCTGGTCCGTATCGGCCAGGCAATCGGGCTCGGCTGGCTCGCGGTCATTATTCTTGGCACCGCGTTTCTTGGCGCCGGGATTATCCGGCATGTCGGGCTATCGGTCTTTGAACGCGGGCTTTCGAGGCTTGGCTCCGAGCGCGAGAGTTTTCCGCCGCTGTTCGATGGGTTCCTGAAGGTCCTCGCCGGATTGTTTCTGATCTTTCCTGGCGTGATCGCGGACGCAATCGGACTTGTGCTGCTGATCCCGCAGGTGCGCTCGTTCGTTATTCATACCGGGGTGTTGAAACTCGTTCGGCTGTTTCACTATCAAGCCGAGGCGGGGCGCGGGTCATTCCGGTCTGCCTCACGCGGAGAACCGGCGGCCGACGCTGACGGCATCGTGATCGAAGGTGAATATGAGCGCGTGAGCGAGCGGCCGGTTGGCGCGGGACGCTCGGTTCAGCCCCGGCGGCGCAACGGCTGA
- the secB gene encoding protein-export chaperone SecB, with amino-acid sequence MAENGNGAAGATSETAPPPIQAKIVSQYVKDLSFENPNVRKLISGKGDQPNIQVEVNVGAQRVENDLFESSIEFKATATNNLGTIYVIETVYAGLMKIESIPEESLEPFLLISGPTMVFPFLRRLVADVTREGGFPPLLLDPIDFASLYMRRQQQQQAEASKANA; translated from the coding sequence ATGGCTGAGAATGGAAACGGCGCCGCAGGTGCAACGTCTGAGACGGCACCGCCGCCGATTCAAGCCAAGATCGTCAGCCAGTATGTGAAGGATCTTTCGTTCGAAAATCCGAACGTGCGCAAACTGATCTCGGGCAAGGGCGACCAGCCGAACATTCAGGTTGAAGTGAACGTCGGCGCCCAGCGCGTCGAGAATGATCTGTTCGAAAGTTCGATCGAGTTCAAGGCGACAGCAACGAACAACCTCGGCACCATCTACGTCATCGAGACCGTGTATGCGGGCCTGATGAAAATCGAAAGCATCCCGGAAGAGTCGCTTGAGCCGTTCCTGCTCATCTCCGGGCCGACAATGGTTTTCCCATTTCTGCGCCGCCTCGTTGCTGACGTGACGCGCGAAGGCGGGTTCCCGCCGCTGCTTCTCGATCCGATCGATTTTGCGTCGCTTTACATGCGCC